In Vitis riparia cultivar Riparia Gloire de Montpellier isolate 1030 chromosome 19, EGFV_Vit.rip_1.0, whole genome shotgun sequence, the following proteins share a genomic window:
- the LOC117908775 gene encoding DNA ligase 1 isoform X2: MGDETEVVAAAENGTTLPEKMESVMEKKEEENNGVKEMEEDSKGDEKVETEAVEAEKMDEDLAAKEEKENKELEEKEEPKTEVMEEDNVSKENEASEEKVESKENVEEKVDGSKEKEKGGEIKDGKGPRKRGKGRSSGERVKDKVKEVEEKKVKEPRTPAASTIARPVRERKSVERLVASIERDSTKEFHIEKGRGTALKDIPNVAYKLSKRKSDDTFKLLHTILFGRRGKAFQVKNNISRFSGFVWHENEEKQKIKVKEKFDKCVKEKLLEFCDVLDISIAKTTTRKEDIVTKLIEFLVAPHATTTVLLAEKEQSIKGKKRKRVVKRNSSMSGSTSSKRSAKSRRKTEDTDTMEEKKSIHDSEDDSEEEDDKNEEEENENGIPERSEDEISERSESEEKGNESEDESEEEIVKRKRDSKKTPVKKESAGKAKTKKTPTPKKSISPPKRSKKLSSNRSKADDDSDTSPKVFSRKKKNEVAKGRSSTPKKSVSKEKPGKKAVKGKDKPKEDKSSPSDDELRNAICEILKEVDFNTATFTDILKQLGSVAWC; the protein is encoded by the exons ATGGGTGACGAGACCGAAGTTGTGGCGGCAGCAGAGAATGGAACTACTCTGCCGGAGAAAATGGAATCCGTTATGgagaagaaagaggaagaaaataatggagtgaaagaaatggaagaagacAGCAAAGGTGATGAGAAAGTTGAGACTGAGGCGGTTGAAGCTGAGAAAATGGATGAAGACCTAGCGGCCaaggaagagaaggaaaacaaagaacTAGAAGAAAAAGAGGAACCCAAAACTGAGGTGATGGAAGAGGATAATGTGTccaaagaaaatgaagcaaGTGAAGAGAAGGTAGAGAGCAAAGAGAATGTGGAAGAGAAGGTTGATGGTTctaaggaaaaagagaagggagGAGAGATAAAGGATGGGAAAGGGCCAAGGAAGCGAGGAAAAGGGAGGAGCAGTGGAGAGAGAGTCAAAGATAAGGTGAAGGaagtggaagaaaaaaaggTGAAGGAACCAAGGACTCCTGCAGCTTCCACTATTGCACGACCTGTACGGGAGCGGAAATCTGTTGAAAGGCTCGTGGCATCCATTGAAAGAGACTCAACAAAGGAATTTCATATTGAAAAG GGTCGTGGGACTGCACTGAAAGATATACCTAATG TGGCATACAAATTGTCGAAAAGGAAGAGCGATGACACTTTTAAATTGCTTCATACCATTCtctttggaaggagaggaaag GCGTTTCAGGTTAAGAATAATATATCCCGGTTTTCTGGCTTTGTGTGGCATGAGAACGag gaaaaacaaaagattaaagTAAAAGAGAAATTTGACAAGTGCGTTAAAGAGAAGCTGTTGGAGTTCTGTGATGTTCTTGACATATCAATTGCCAAAACTACAACAAGGAAG GAAGATATCGTTACAAAGCTGATAGAATTTTTGGTGGCTCCTCATGCTACAACTACTGTGTTACTTGCAGAAAAAGAGCAG TCAATTAAGGGCAAAAAGCGCAAGAGGGTGGTCAAACGGAATTCATCTATGTCTGGGAGCACATCTTCAAAACGTTCAGCGAAG AGTCGAAGAAAGACTGAGGATACTGATACAATGGAGGAGAAAAAGAGTATACATGACTCTGAAGATGATTCAGAAGAAGAGGATGACAAAAATGAAGAGGAGGAAAATGAGAATGGTATTCCTGAAAGATCTGAGGATGAGATATCTGAGCGTTCTGAAAGTgaggaaaaaggaaatgaatCAGAAGATGAGTCTGAAGAAGAAATAGTAAAACGCAAACGAGATTCAAAGAAAACACCCGTGAAGAAGGAATCCGCAGGAAAAGCTAAAACCAAGAAAACACCAACACCAAAGAAATCAATCTCTCCACCAAAAAGGTCTAAGAAATTATCATCAAACCGCTCTAAGGCTGATGATGACAGTGATACAAGTCCAAAGGTGTTttcaagaaagaagaaaaatgaggtaGCTAAAGGAAGGTCTTCGACTCCAAAGAAATCTGTCTCCAAGGAAAAACCTG GGAAAAAGGCGGTGAAAGGGAAGGACAAGCCCAAAGAAGATAAATCGAGTCCAAGTGATGACGAATTAAGAAATGCAATATGTGAAATACTTAAAGAAGTTGACTTCAATACG GCTACATTTACCGACATTCTGAAGCAACTTG GGAGTGTAGCATGGTGTTGA
- the LOC117908775 gene encoding DNA ligase 1 isoform X1, which produces MGDETEVVAAAENGTTLPEKMESVMEKKEEENNGVKEMEEDSKGDEKVETEAVEAEKMDEDLAAKEEKENKELEEKEEPKTEVMEEDNVSKENEASEEKVESKENVEEKVDGSKEKEKGGEIKDGKGPRKRGKGRSSGERVKDKVKEVEEKKVKEPRTPAASTIARPVRERKSVERLVASIERDSTKEFHIEKGRGTALKDIPNVAYKLSKRKSDDTFKLLHTILFGRRGKAFQVKNNISRFSGFVWHENEEKQKIKVKEKFDKCVKEKLLEFCDVLDISIAKTTTRKEDIVTKLIEFLVAPHATTTVLLAEKEQSIKGKKRKRVVKRNSSMSGSTSSKRSAKSRRKTEDTDTMEEKKSIHDSEDDSEEEDDKNEEEENENGIPERSEDEISERSESEEKGNESEDESEEEIVKRKRDSKKTPVKKESAGKAKTKKTPTPKKSISPPKRSKKLSSNRSKADDDSDTSPKVFSRKKKNEVAKGRSSTPKKSVSKEKPGKKAVKGKDKPKEDKSSPSDDELRNAICEILKEVDFNTATFTDILKQLARQFETDLTARKSSIKLIIQEELTKLADEVDDEDEEGDAEKDEAQPASQEVEA; this is translated from the exons ATGGGTGACGAGACCGAAGTTGTGGCGGCAGCAGAGAATGGAACTACTCTGCCGGAGAAAATGGAATCCGTTATGgagaagaaagaggaagaaaataatggagtgaaagaaatggaagaagacAGCAAAGGTGATGAGAAAGTTGAGACTGAGGCGGTTGAAGCTGAGAAAATGGATGAAGACCTAGCGGCCaaggaagagaaggaaaacaaagaacTAGAAGAAAAAGAGGAACCCAAAACTGAGGTGATGGAAGAGGATAATGTGTccaaagaaaatgaagcaaGTGAAGAGAAGGTAGAGAGCAAAGAGAATGTGGAAGAGAAGGTTGATGGTTctaaggaaaaagagaagggagGAGAGATAAAGGATGGGAAAGGGCCAAGGAAGCGAGGAAAAGGGAGGAGCAGTGGAGAGAGAGTCAAAGATAAGGTGAAGGaagtggaagaaaaaaaggTGAAGGAACCAAGGACTCCTGCAGCTTCCACTATTGCACGACCTGTACGGGAGCGGAAATCTGTTGAAAGGCTCGTGGCATCCATTGAAAGAGACTCAACAAAGGAATTTCATATTGAAAAG GGTCGTGGGACTGCACTGAAAGATATACCTAATG TGGCATACAAATTGTCGAAAAGGAAGAGCGATGACACTTTTAAATTGCTTCATACCATTCtctttggaaggagaggaaag GCGTTTCAGGTTAAGAATAATATATCCCGGTTTTCTGGCTTTGTGTGGCATGAGAACGag gaaaaacaaaagattaaagTAAAAGAGAAATTTGACAAGTGCGTTAAAGAGAAGCTGTTGGAGTTCTGTGATGTTCTTGACATATCAATTGCCAAAACTACAACAAGGAAG GAAGATATCGTTACAAAGCTGATAGAATTTTTGGTGGCTCCTCATGCTACAACTACTGTGTTACTTGCAGAAAAAGAGCAG TCAATTAAGGGCAAAAAGCGCAAGAGGGTGGTCAAACGGAATTCATCTATGTCTGGGAGCACATCTTCAAAACGTTCAGCGAAG AGTCGAAGAAAGACTGAGGATACTGATACAATGGAGGAGAAAAAGAGTATACATGACTCTGAAGATGATTCAGAAGAAGAGGATGACAAAAATGAAGAGGAGGAAAATGAGAATGGTATTCCTGAAAGATCTGAGGATGAGATATCTGAGCGTTCTGAAAGTgaggaaaaaggaaatgaatCAGAAGATGAGTCTGAAGAAGAAATAGTAAAACGCAAACGAGATTCAAAGAAAACACCCGTGAAGAAGGAATCCGCAGGAAAAGCTAAAACCAAGAAAACACCAACACCAAAGAAATCAATCTCTCCACCAAAAAGGTCTAAGAAATTATCATCAAACCGCTCTAAGGCTGATGATGACAGTGATACAAGTCCAAAGGTGTTttcaagaaagaagaaaaatgaggtaGCTAAAGGAAGGTCTTCGACTCCAAAGAAATCTGTCTCCAAGGAAAAACCTG GGAAAAAGGCGGTGAAAGGGAAGGACAAGCCCAAAGAAGATAAATCGAGTCCAAGTGATGACGAATTAAGAAATGCAATATGTGAAATACTTAAAGAAGTTGACTTCAATACG GCTACATTTACCGACATTCTGAAGCAACTTG CTCGGCAGTTTGAAACGGATCTTACTGCCAGAAAGTCATCCATAAAGCTCATCATCCAGGAAGAGCTTACAAAGCTAGCTGATGAGGTTgacgatgaagatgaagaaggtgATGCTGAGAAAGATGAAGCCCAGCCTGCCAGCCAAGAGGTGGAGGCCTGA
- the LOC117908508 gene encoding nuclear transcription factor Y subunit B-3-like, whose protein sequence is MADSDNDSGGHNNNAGSELSPREQDRFLPIANVSRIMKKALPANAKISKDAKETVQECVSEFISFITGEASDKCQREKRKTINGDDLLWAMTTLGFEDYVDPLKIYLHRFREMEGEKTSMGRQGEKDGPSAAGANGSVVNPANTGSGGFGETGMYGAIPSTMMMMGHHQHQGHVYGSSAYHPMAAAGANFGSGKTNSGHPGPGPSAGRPR, encoded by the coding sequence ATGGCGGATTCCGACAACGACTCCGGCGGTCATAACAACAACGCGGGCAGCGAGCTTTCACCGCGAGAGCAGGACAGGTTCTTGCCGATTGCAAACGTGAGCCGGATTATGAAGAAGGCCCTTCCGGCGAATGCGAAGATCTCCAAGGACGCGAAGGAGACAGTGCAGGAGTGCGTGTCGGAGTTCATCAGCTTCATCACCGGAGAAGCGTCCGACAAGTGCCAGAGAGAGAAGCGGAAGACGATCAACGGCGACGACCTGCTCTGGGCGATGACGACTCTAGGGTTCGAGGACTACGTGGATCCGCTGAAGATTTACCTTCACAGGTTTCGCGAGATGGAAGGCGAGAAGACCTCCATGGGACGCCAAGGGGAGAAGGATGGTCCCAGCGCTGCTGGGGCCAATGGCAGCGTCGTGAATCCAGCGAACACCGGTAGTGGTGGTTTCGGGGAGACTGGGATGTATGGTGCTATACCATcaacgatgatgatgatgggcCATCATCAGCATCAGGGGCACGTGTACGGGTCCAGTGCATACCATCCGATGGCAGCGGCCGGTGCCAATTTCGGGTCGGGTAAGACCAATTCGGGTCATCCCGGGCCCGGACCCTCTGCGGGCAGACCGAGATAG